CGAACGCCCGGCTCCCGCCCCGGTCCGCTCGGATGAATTCTCAGCGACCCTTGCGCAACAGCGGGGTGAGCGCCCAGGTGAGCAGCGCCGGGACGAGGAAGGAGAAGAGCGAGGCCGAGGTCCACACCTGGGGGTGGATGTGGGTGGCGTTCTGGGCGTCGGCCCAGAAGTCCGGCCACCACTGCAGCCAGCCGGTGAGCGCGGCGGGGGAGATCAGCTCGTAGACGGCGAAGCCGATCGCCCAGGGCAGCAGCGTCAGCCATCGCGTCGGCGCCTCCTGCGACATGTCCCAGCCGCCCTCGCGCCGGCCGGCGCCGAAGAAGAAGTCCACCGCGAGGACCGCCGACAGCGGCACGAAGACCGCGCCGATCAGCCCGAGGAAGTTCTCGTAGCCGCTGAAGTCGGTCACGCCCAGGCCGAGCACGGTGACCAGCGCGCCGATGCCGACGGTGAGGTAGCGGCGGTCGGCCCTCGGGAAGAGGTTGTGGATGGACATCGCGGTCGAGTAGACGTTGGCGAAGGACTGGTCGGCCTCGCGCAGCACCAGGATCGAGAAGAACACCCAGCCGGCGGTGATGCCCATGAAGGTCGTGAAGATCTTGTTCGGGTCGCCGCCCACCTGCACCAGCGCCAGCAGCCCGACGATGTAGCACCACACCTGGGAGACGGTGTAGCCGCTGAACGCGCCCCAGAACGAGCCGGCGCTGCTCTTCGCGTGCCGGGTGTAGTCGGCGGCGAGCGGGACGAAGGAGATGGAGACCGCGATCACCGAGTCGACGGCCGGCAGGAAGCCGGTCCAGTTGCCGTGCCCGGGGTCGGGGACGCCCCGGCGCAGCAGCTCGACGGTGAAGAACAGCATGGCGACACCGACCGCGATGGCGACGTAGCGGCGCAGCACGGCGATCGAGCCGAGCGGGCGGATCGTCATCGCGGTGGTGAGCACCCCGGCGGCGACCACGTAGACCCAGTGCGGGATCCCCCCGTAGAGCGCGTCCGCGCCCATGGCGATGACGGTGAGCTCGAAGACGCCCCAGCCGACGCACTGGACGATGTTGAGGATCGTCGGCAGGTACGACAGCCGGGTGCCGAAGAGGCCGCGCAGGATCGCCATCGCGGGCGCGCCGGCCCGGGTGCCGATGACGGCCGCGACGGCGAGCATCAGCGCGCCGATGACGGTGCCGATGACGATGGCGGTGATCGAGGCCGCGAGCGAGAGGTCCTTGTTGTTGAAGACCAGCACGGTCGCGGCGCTCTGGAAGCCGATGAGGCTGATGCCGAGGTTGGTCCAGAAGGCCGCCTGGTCCCGGAAGCCCAGGGTGCGGGGCGGTCGGGTGTCCAGGACCAGCGGAGCCTCGGGGCGTTCGCCGCCGCCGGAGGGTGGTTCGAGAACGGCGGAATCGGACGCGGGTGTGGACGCGGACGTGGACGTCACGGTGCTTCAGCTCCCTACGCCGGCATTACCCGGTCAGGTTCAGGCGGTCGGCACCCCGTTTCGGCGCCCTCTCAGCCTGGACAGGTCCAAGCTCCCGCATATGCGTGCGACGTTCATGTTAGGACCACCTGCCCCGTCCGCCCAAGGCGTGTCCAGATCCGGATCGGCCGGACGGGTCCGCCCGGATGAGGTTTGGATGAGGGTGGCCCGGCGGCGCGGGGTGTACGGCCGACGTCGAACCGGTCGGCGGGAGGGGCGGTCGAACGGCCGGTCGGGCCTTCGATCCGATGTCGCCCAGGCTGTAGATCGGCTGTCGGTCGGCTGTTCGGTCGGCTGTTCGGTCGACGCGGGGCGGCCGGGCCTGCCGCCGCCCGCCTCAAAGGTTGATGAGAACTGCTGGCGCACCGGCTCGACCTGCGGTATCAGGAGGTACCTTCATCACTGCTGGATACACGCGCATCGCAGATCGTCGGCGTGCGCACGGCTGGCGCTTATGACGCCCCGACACCGCGTGGGCAATGCTTTGGGGCTCCGGTCCCACTATGAGGAGGTCATTCGTGAGCACCGAGCACGAGGGCGGGTTCGCCGGGTCGGACGACCGGCCCGAGCCCACCGCCGGGGATTCGGTGGCGCCCGCTCCCGACGTGCGTGATGCTGCGGTGGCCGACGGCCCGGCGGTCGCGCCGCCGGTCGACCCGGGCCTCTCCGACTTCCCGCCGCCGTCGGCTGCCCAGCCGCAGCTGCCGCCGGTGCCGCCGGCCCCGGTCGCGCCCGCTGCTCCGGTCGCACCCGTCGCGCCCACCGACGCGTTCGCGGTCCCCGCGCCGCCCGCACCGCCGTACCCCGCCCCCCAGCAGCCCGGGCAGTACCCCCAGCAGGGCGGTCAGTACCTCCAGCAGGGCGGCTACCCGCAGCAGGGCCAGTACCCGGCTCAGTACCCGCAGCCCGGACAGCCGCCCTACGGCTACCCGCAGGGTCAGCAGCCGCTGCCCTACGGTGCACCGTTCCCGGCCGGCAGCGCCTGGCCGCCGCCGCGCAAGAAGCGCCGCCGGGTCGGCCTCGCGGCCGTGCTGGTGGCGACGGCGGTGCTGGCCGGCGGCATCGGCGGCGGCATCGGTTCCTGGCTCGGCAACAACAGCAACAACTCCGGCGACTCCGCCTCGGTGAACCCGAAGGCGCTCAGCCGGTCCCCCGAGAGCATCGCCGGGATAGCTGCGAAGTCGCTGCCCAGCGTGGTGACCATCTCGGCCTCCAACTCGCAGGAGTCGGGCACCGGCACGGGCTTCATCTTCAACAGTCAGGGCTACATCCTGACCAACAATCACGTGGTCGCCCCGTCGACCAGCGGCGGCAAGCTGAGCGTCAAGTTCTCGGACGGCAACAGCTACCCGGCCACGATCGTGGGCCGTGCCGAGGGCTACGACGTCGCGGTGATAAAGATCAACGGCACTCCCAAGGAGAAGCTGGTCCCGCTGCCCCTGGGCAACTCGGACGCGGTCGCGGTCGGTGACACCACCATCGCCATCGGCGCGCCCTTCGGCCTCTCCGGCACCGTCACCTCGGGCATCATCAGCGCCAAGAACCGTCCGGTGGCCTCCGGCGAGTCCGGCGTCGACACCTCGTACATGAATGCCCTGCAGACCGACGCCTCGATCAACCCCGGGAACTCCGGCGGTCCGCTGATGAACTCGGTCGGCCAGGTGATCGGCATCGACTCGGCGATCCAGTCCGCCGGCGCCACCGACGCCGAGGGCCAGTCGGGCAGCGTGGGCCTCGGCTTCGCGATCCCGATCAACCAGGCCGAGTACGTCGCCGCGCAGCTGATCAAGACCGGTCAGCCGATATACCCGATCATCGGCATCCTGCGTGACAACAGCTACACGGGCAACGGCGCGAAGATCGCCTCCTCCGCCATCTCGGGCACGGCGCCGGTCACCGCCGGCGGCCCGGCCGCCCA
The Streptacidiphilus albus JL83 genome window above contains:
- a CDS encoding purine-cytosine permease family protein, with product MTSTSASTPASDSAVLEPPSGGGERPEAPLVLDTRPPRTLGFRDQAAFWTNLGISLIGFQSAATVLVFNNKDLSLAASITAIVIGTVIGALMLAVAAVIGTRAGAPAMAILRGLFGTRLSYLPTILNIVQCVGWGVFELTVIAMGADALYGGIPHWVYVVAAGVLTTAMTIRPLGSIAVLRRYVAIAVGVAMLFFTVELLRRGVPDPGHGNWTGFLPAVDSVIAVSISFVPLAADYTRHAKSSAGSFWGAFSGYTVSQVWCYIVGLLALVQVGGDPNKIFTTFMGITAGWVFFSILVLREADQSFANVYSTAMSIHNLFPRADRRYLTVGIGALVTVLGLGVTDFSGYENFLGLIGAVFVPLSAVLAVDFFFGAGRREGGWDMSQEAPTRWLTLLPWAIGFAVYELISPAALTGWLQWWPDFWADAQNATHIHPQVWTSASLFSFLVPALLTWALTPLLRKGR
- a CDS encoding S1C family serine protease, producing the protein MSTEHEGGFAGSDDRPEPTAGDSVAPAPDVRDAAVADGPAVAPPVDPGLSDFPPPSAAQPQLPPVPPAPVAPAAPVAPVAPTDAFAVPAPPAPPYPAPQQPGQYPQQGGQYLQQGGYPQQGQYPAQYPQPGQPPYGYPQGQQPLPYGAPFPAGSAWPPPRKKRRRVGLAAVLVATAVLAGGIGGGIGSWLGNNSNNSGDSASVNPKALSRSPESIAGIAAKSLPSVVTISASNSQESGTGTGFIFNSQGYILTNNHVVAPSTSGGKLSVKFSDGNSYPATIVGRAEGYDVAVIKINGTPKEKLVPLPLGNSDAVAVGDTTIAIGAPFGLSGTVTSGIISAKNRPVASGESGVDTSYMNALQTDASINPGNSGGPLMNSVGQVIGIDSAIQSAGATDAEGQSGSVGLGFAIPINQAEYVAAQLIKTGQPIYPIIGILRDNSYTGNGAKIASSAISGTAPVTAGGPAAQAGLQPGDVITEFDGVLIDSGPTLVSEIWSLHPGAKVPVVYTRNGVTHTTELTLGQRVGDDSQ